A part of Deltaproteobacteria bacterium genomic DNA contains:
- the secG gene encoding preprotein translocase subunit SecG has product MVIVVTIIHVIVSIGLILVVLLQTGKGAEVGAVFGGSSSTIFGSSGAGNFLTRLTTGMAIVFMITSLTLGYLSGRRSSSTIFDSRTPSGPAVPAAPAAPATKSQAPAATPAPETKAQKPTKAAQPAAPQPTEQKAKGQ; this is encoded by the coding sequence ATGGTTATTGTAGTTACCATCATTCATGTCATCGTCAGCATCGGACTGATTCTGGTCGTTTTGCTGCAAACCGGCAAGGGAGCGGAAGTCGGCGCGGTCTTCGGCGGTTCGAGTTCAACCATCTTTGGCAGCAGCGGCGCGGGCAATTTTCTAACGCGCCTCACCACAGGGATGGCGATTGTGTTCATGATTACATCTCTAACGTTAGGCTATCTGTCTGGGCGCCGGTCTTCATCGACGATCTTTGATAGCCGGACACCGAGCGGACCCGCGGTCCCAGCAGCACCGGCAGCACCAGCGACCAAGTCTCAAGCTCCCGCCGCGACGCCGGCACCAGAGACGAAAGCGCAGAAACCCACAAAAGCTGCCCAACCGGCGGCGCCGCAACCAACGGAGCAAAAGGCCAAAGGTCAGTAA